The Kluyveromyces marxianus DMKU3-1042 DNA, complete genome, chromosome 6 genome window below encodes:
- the STE2 gene encoding alpha-factor pheromone receptor STE2: MSDGTTALNPLYYDSSYNPMESLLTYVSIYSNETTISFQNLQDQVRTTMNQAIVFGTRIGAAGLACIVLWMVSKNKKTPIFIINQTTLVLTIIQSSVYLGYLLHNFAGVPFLLTLFPQLIHKSDIHLVGAANILQCLLVTSIETSLVFQVRVIFKSDNEKRIGNILSGISAALGFTTVVMWFVTAIKYLVEFYVDPMKRIDKLYFNVSTILLASSINFMTILLSVKLIMAIRARRFLGLKQFDSFHILFIMSTQTLIGPSIMYILSYALKTESTDILASIATLLTVLSMPLTSMWAAAANDAPAPSFNPQFSPHSRYSDGSSYLSYGRTTLQDKYSFTKSPQKSEGYSSKDSDLSTDLDVDLESGRSIDKYHGTVTFLKEKGSNGMDNNIRHSEIYTPETAIDEETRNFWANARFVQKDDNLMESKTVFKESR, translated from the coding sequence ATGAGTGACGGAACGACAGCTTTAAACCCTTTATATTATGACAGTTCATACAATCCCATGGAGTCACTTTTGACATATGTCTCGATATATTCCAACGAGACCACGATCTCGTTCCAAAACCTCCAAGATCAAGTGCGTACTACTATGAACCAAGCCATTGTGTTTGGCACAAGAATAGGTGCCGCCGGGCTGGCTTGTATTGTGCTCTGGATGGTAtcgaaaaacaaaaagacgCCAATTTTCATAATCAATCAAACTACTTTGGTTTTGACAATCATTCAATCTTCTGTTTATTTAGGGTACCTGTTACACAATTTTGCTGGAGTTCCATTCCTTTTAACTCTTTTCCCTCAACTCATTCATAAATCTGATATTCATTTGGTTGGAGCTGCAAACATACTTCAATGTCTGTTAGTAACAAGTATAGAGACATCGTTGGTTTTCCAGGTGAGGgttattttcaaatctgacaatgaaaagagaattggTAATATTTTATCAGGGATTTCAGCTGCACTGGGCTTCACAACTGTTGTCATGTGGTTCGTTACAgcaataaaatatttggtAGAATTTTATGTCGATCCAATGAAGCGTATTGATAAGCTGTACTTTAATGTTTCTACCATATTGCTAGCCTCTTCTATTAATTTCATGACTATCCTCCTTTCCGTAAAGTTAATTATGGCTATTCGTGCAAGGAGGTTTTTAGGATTGAAACAGTTTGATTCCTTCcatattttgtttattatGTCAACGCAAACTCTAATTGGTCCATCGATAATGTATATTTTGTCATACGCCTTAAAGACTGAATCAACAGATATATTAGCTTCCATTGCCACTTTATTGACTGTTCTCTCAATGCCATTGACGTCGATGTGGGCAGCTGCTGCAAATGACGCTCCCGCTCCTAGTTTCAATCCTCAATTTAGTCCTCACAGTAGATACAGTGATGGTTCATCCTACCTATCTTATGGAAGGACCACCCTACAGGATAAGTATTCATTCACTAAATCACCTCAAAAATCAGAGGGATACAGCTCCAAAGATTCAGATTTGTCTACAGATTTGGACGTTGATTTAGAATCAGGCAGATCAATTGATAAATATCATGGTACCGTaacatttttgaaagaaaaaggtagTAACGGAATGGATAACAATATAAGGCATTCTGAAATATACACGCCTGAAACTGCCATAGATGAAGAGACCAGAAATTTTTGGGCAAATGCAAGGTTTGTTCAGAAAGATGATAATTTAATGGAATCTAAAACGgtcttcaaagaatcacGCTAA
- the BST1 gene encoding Bst1p — protein MIVENGADSSATRVRYPLISKRLRKRSAVLTFIGLLLVCALGLSHVFHKFTGADAPKCRSIYMYPSYARIDGFDTRYTKLAKKYHIYLYREQGKDNAPLHGDEIQLDGIPVLFIPGNAGSFKQARSIAAASADMYFDSKSSIENSFTKNLDFFTADFNEDFTAFHGQTMIDQASFLNDAINYILSLYSQSNAYKNSNRTLPSSVIIVGHSMGGIVARLMPTLPNHIKESINSIITLSSPHAAAPVTFDGDILRIYERINTYWRSSMDDTNSFFRNNVSVISITGGILDGILPADYTDVKGIIPESNGFGTFTTTIPEVWTPIDHLAIVWCDQLRHVIAKYLLETVNDELSTKTSDLDTRLRLARNLFLSGLEPVTHQDKLLDNNLLDMSSNFKNPISINEDRTFWFNKSNPMKSDFIFDISGNDKLQFQLLTSLHDIELLFCRTKDNKDCIQGSSSLSKIPRSSSATQYPTDSSWGSGFSPFRFISLNSTDLKGFETILLRNTITNDDDFLIVTIGNENNIVISNINPWEISMSYFQKSLDFLTSFTKTVCFPKLWSSLISYRLNVIFSEREDSSFNPLVRQYVNTQYESKWHLFPSSGSHDINMHNIRPFISVDDTSDKSLNLMFFAPPGQELRIKLSINWLLTFKMLFIRFRLAIASIPISLIALTLSYQFYYFTSDTSKFISFETALTNIVCRYSILILGFLSVTPLLSDCKILLRLLYLLDPTSLNNPVLNDHTITNSYMLGLREPFTWWIGPLFFTISVATLFLLTRIFNILELVAVKTAKLVSDYIPVPLHSNSEAPSRKYMIFSTRQLVGICFLFLLVMYYVPYQFAFLIISLIQIWTCVRLAILNYYEPSKYNNAHNFNMSFLILTIFMIPINAPIVVVFFRNIAIRWETAFRSHHNFLAIAPSLLLILRNSQFKLPVIKSKQNWLIVVTLSAYLSFYSFTYGIRNLYWVYHLYNILNGVFFVLTLM, from the coding sequence ATGATTGTGGAAAATGGAGCTGATAGCTCTGCAACACGAGTAAGATATCCCTTGATATCTAAAAGattaaggaaaagaagcGCTGTGTTAACTTTTATTGGCCTATTATTGGTATGCGCCTTGGGTCTATCACACGTCTTTCACAAATTTACTGGAGCTGATGCTCCTAAATGTCGATCGATATATATGTATCCTTCCTATGCAAGAATTGATGGATTTGATACCAGATATACGAAGTTAGCCAAAAAATACCACATTTACCTTTATAGAGAACAAGGTAAGGATAATGCACCTTTGCATGGAGATGAAATACAGTTAGACGGTATTCCCGTTCTATTTATTCCAGGAAACGCAGGGAGTTTCAAGCAAGCAAGATCAATAGCGGCTGCAAGCGCTGACATGtattttgattcaaaatcatcaattGAAAACAGTTTTACGAAAAATCTAGATTTCTTTACAGCAGACTTTAACGAGGACTTTACAGCATTTCACGGACAAACTATGATCGACCAGGCATCCTTCTTGAATGATGCTATAAATTACATACTGTCTTTGTACAGTCAAAGCAATGCTTATAAAAATTCAAATAGAACTTTACCAAGTTCTGTCATCATCGTCGGCCATTCAATGGGTGGTATAGTAGCAAGATTAATGCCAACGTTACCCAATCATATCAAAGAGTCGATAAATTCAATCATAACACTTTCTTCACCCcatgctgctgctccagtAACGTTCGATGGCGACATTTTAAGAATTTATGAAAGAATCAACACATATTGGCGCTCTTCAATGGATGATACCAACAGTTTCTTCAGAAATAATGTCTCTGTGATATCAATTACAGGTGGAATTCTAGATGGAATATTACCAGCTGACTATACAGATGTTAAGGGTATTATTCCAGAATCAAACGGCTTTGGTACTTTTACGACTACCATTCCAGAAGTTTGGACTCCAATTGATCATTTAGCAATTGTGTGGTGCGATCAGTTGAGACATGTCATAGCCAAGTACCTACTTGAAACAGTTAATGACGAATTGAGCACTAAAACATCTGATCTTGATACCAGATTGAGACTGGCTAGAAATTTATTTCTAAGTGGACTAGAACCCGTCACTCACCAGGATAAACTTTTGGATAATAACCTTTTAGATATGTCTTCGAATTTCAAGAATCCCATTTCAATTAACGAAGATAGAACATTCTGGTTCAACAAATCCAATCCTATGAAGAgtgatttcatttttgatatatctGGTAACGATAAGCTGCAATTTCAACTACTAACATCTTTGCATGATATAGAGTTGTTGTTCTGTAGAACTAAAGATAATAAAGATTGCATACAAGGTAGTTCAAGTTTATCAAAAATACCGAGATCATCGAGTGCTACTCAATATCCAACAGACTCATCTTGGGGATCAGGATTTTCGCCATTCCGTTTCATATCGTTAAATAGTACGGACTTGAAAGGGTTTGAAACCATTTTGTTAAGAAATACAATAACCAATGACGATGACTTCCTAATCGTAACAATTGgtaatgaaaataatatagtgatatcaaatataaacCCTTGGGAAATTTCCATGTCATATTTTCAAAAGTCGCTTGACTTTTTAACTTCATTCACGAAGACTGTGTGCTTCCCAAAGCTTTGGTCTTCTCTGATCTCCTATAGACTAAATGTGATATTCTCCGAAAGAGAAGATTCATCATTTAATCCACTCGTGAGACAATATGTCAACACCCAATACGAAAGTAAGTGGCATTTATTCCCCTCGTCCGGCTCACATGATATTAATATGCACAATATTCGTCCATTTATTAGTGTAGATGATACCAGTGATAAATCACTTAATCTAATGTTTTTTGCTCCTCCAGGACAAGAGTTAAGAATAAAATTATCAATAAACTGGCTATTGACGTTTAAGATGCTATTCATAAGATTCAGACTGGCCATTGCATCTATCCCAATCTCGCTAATTGCTCTTACCTTATCTTATCAGTTTTACTACTTTACCAGCGATACTAGTAAATTCATTAGCTTTGAGACTGCTCTGACGAATATCGTTTGCAGGTATAGCATTCTTATTTTGGGATTTTTGTCTGTCACCCCACTCTTATCGGACTGCAAAATTCTTCTCCGTTTATTATACCTTCTGGATCCAACCTCTCTAAACAATCCTGTTCTGAATGATCATACAATAACTAATAGTTACATGCTTGGTTTACGGGAGCCGTTTACTTGGTGGATAGGCCCACTATTTTTTACAATATCTGTTGCAACATTATTTCTGCTTACAAGAATTTTCAACATATTGGAGCTTGTTGCAGTAAAAACAGCAAAATTAGTTAGTGATTACATCCCTGTACCACTTCACTCTAATTCTGAAGCTCCTAGTAGGAAATACATGATATTCAGTACTCGGCAATTAGTAGGAATTtgttttctatttctattgGTAATGTACTACGTCCCATATCAGTTTGCTTTCCTAATTATCAGTCTTATACAGATATGGACATGTGTACGACTAGCAATCCTCAATTATTATGAACCCTCAAAATACAATAATGCTCACAACTTTAATATGTCCTTTTTGATCCTAACAATTTTCATGATACCAATTAATGCTCCAATCGTTGTGGTATTTTTCCGAAACATAGCCATTAGGTGGGAAACAGCATTCAGATCACATCATAATTTCTTAGCAATTGCACCTAGTTTGCTTTTGATACTAAGAAATTCACAATTTAAGCTCCCAGTTATAAAATCTAAACAGAATTGGCTGATAGTAGTCACTCTCTCAGCATATTTGTCTTTCTATTCGTTTACATATGGAATAAGGAATCTCTACTGGGTATATCACCTAtacaatattttgaatgGGGTGTTTTTTGTCTTAACACTAATGTAA
- the EPL1 gene encoding Epl1p, producing MPAPAIDTSRFRHRKISVKQRLRIYKSNEIKELEQEDATAANVQHQQRELMEIETGVEKNEEKEEHLYKILQSNQLRENKKDLFIPTPDASKTWDEFDKFYVGEFQNPKSYIQFSAQLEDCCGTLYNMDEQDEEFLKKLNESLEDSVEPLTEDEFELIMANLESSIKEKQPFLSMDPESILSFADLRPTMLKNDVGDSGVKKSLAKEIGMPEDEPFLTMFDPKRRIGKREKNMKALMDLFGEKVYDYWKKRKIAREGGEIFPQLKSERNHDKDDNDPYVCFRRRELRQPRKTRRIDVQNSKKLRLLHQQLQYTKDLALAVAKRERAALDILNNDKVVFETRSQLKALKRKLGITTDDEDLYSTKRPKLVSSVITIKQRQQMLLQQQQQQRLQQQQQQQQQAAIASDSSVKKSKSTKSSKANKDADTSFPEAKAAETKRKGHKSASQKLKEQVKSGSQDPEKTATANTSSTAQQQQNQITSQVYVKLPSSKIPDIALEDVNKLLYSKEKSTKKFVEDRMKKRKQEDGDTFFNLIDDPYNPVFNLAIPEDVKAQDAPFSSVAGSKFEIKKSYYSPDLQKYVSGNTNDITVLNKDGEVTNNNEHKKLELFNLFDDNLQTHSQEFPVAFRIRRGRFNRKYIDQRKTDHNINDILSQCIDFDEVRKQERENDVINVYDSKLDDLSRSYYRWKYDSNYNLYGSKFSDEPAKLNQISNDTQVVRFGTMLGSKAYEQLRDATIKYRQEQINKRKRLNSIQQQHQQKQQAMFKGQQNSSSSNKSHSSSPTTSLQDQKKRMGTVSNQSPTPKERITPNTVV from the coding sequence ATGCCAGCGCCAGCTATTGACACATCTCGGTTCAGGCACAGGAAGATTAGTGTGAAGCAGAGGTTACGGATATATAAGAGCAATGAGATAAAGGAGTTAGAACAAGAGGATGCAACGGCTGCCAATGTGCAGCATCAGCAGAGGGAATTGATGGAAATCGAGACCGgtgttgaaaaaaatgaagagaaggaagaacATTTATACAAGATTTTGCAGTCTAACCAACTCCGagagaacaaaaaagaCTTGTTCATTCCAACACCGGATGCGTCCAAAACTTGGGATGAGTTTGATAAGTTTTATGTTGGCGAATTTCAGAACCCGAAGAGTTACATACAGTTTTCTGCTCAGTTGGAAGATTGCTGTGGGACGCTGTATAATATGGATGAGCAGGACGaggagtttttgaagaaattaaatGAGTCCCTGGAGGATTCTGTAGAGCCTCTCACTGAAGACGAATTCGAACTGATAATGGCCAATCTTGAATCGtcaatcaaagaaaagcaaCCGTTTCTGTCTATGGACCCCGAAAGCATCCTTTCTTTTGCTGACTTGAGGCCGACAATGTTAAAGAATGATGTTGGAGACTCAGGCGTGAAGAAAAGTCTTGCTAAAGAAATCGGTATGCCTGAAGATGAACCATTTTTAACAATGTTTGATCCAAAGAGGCGCATAggtaaaagagagaagaatatgaaGGCTTTAATGGACCTTTTTGGAGAGAAAGTTTACGATTATTGGAAAAAACGTAAGATTGCGCGTGAAGGTGGTGAAATTTTCCCACAGTTAAAATCAGAACGTAACCATGATaaagatgataatgatCCATATGTCTGCTTCCGTAGAAGAGAACTACGGCAACCTAGAAAGACAAGGAGAATCGATGTTCAAAATTCGAAAAAACTACGTTTATTGCATCAACAATTACAGTATACAAAAGACCTAGCACTTGCTGTTGCAAAAAGGGAACGGGCCGCATTGGATATACTTAACAATGATAAAGTCGTGTTTGAGACACGTAGTCAGTTGAAGGCTTTGAAGCGGAAGTTAGGCATAACCACCGATGACGAAGATTTATACTCAACCAAGAGGCCAAAGCTTGTCAGTTCAGTTATCACTATCAAACAAAGACAGCAAATGCTGctgcaacaacaacaacaacagcgtttacaacagcaacagcagcagcaacaacaagcTGCTATTGCCTCCGACTCTTCTGTcaaaaaatccaaatctACCAAATCTAGCAAAGCCAATAAAGACGCTGATACTTCGTTCCCTGAAGCAAAAGCCGCAgaaactaaaagaaaaggtcATAAATCTGCATCGCAAAAGCTCAAGGAACAAGTTAAGTCCGGTAGTCAAGATCCAGAGAAAACAGCCACCGCAAATACGAGTTCAACTGCCCAACAGCAGCAAAACCAGATCACATCTCAAGTATATGTCAAACTTCCAAGCTCAAAGATTCCTGACATTGCGCTAGAGGATGTTAATAAACTTTTGTATTCCAAGGAGAAAAGTACTAAGaagtttgttgaagatagaatgaaaaagaggaagcaAGAGGACGGGGATACTTTCTTCAATCTTATTGACGATCCTTATAACCCTGTATTTAATCTTGCCATACCAGAGGATGTAAAAGCACAAGATGCACCTTTCTCCTCTGTGGCAGGTTCGAAAttcgaaatcaaaaaatcaTATTACTCCCCAGACCTTCAAAAATACGTTTCTGGTAATACAAATGATATCACTGTTTTGAACAAAGATGGTGAAGTtacaaataataatgaacACAAGAAATTAGAACTGTTCAATCTGTTTGATGATAATTTGCAGACTCATTCTCAGGAATTCCCAGTTGCATTCAGAATTCGTCGTGGTCGTTTTAATAGGAAATATATTgaccaaagaaaaactgATCATAATATCAATGACATCTTATCTCAATgcattgattttgatgaaGTAAGAAAACAGGAGCGAGAAAATGATGTCATTAATGTCTATGACTCTAAACTAGATGATTTGTCTAGATCATATTATCGCTGGAAGTATGATTCTAACTATAATCTATACGGATCGAAATTCTCTGACGAACCTGCAAAATTGAATCAAATTTCGAACGATACGCAAGTTGTAAGATTTGGAACAATGCTTGGTTCGAAGGCGTACGAACAATTACGAGATGCTACAATCAAATACagacaagaacaaataaacaagagaaaaagattgAACTCTATCCAACAACAGcaccaacaaaaacaacaagcTATGTTCAAAGGACAACAAAACAGTTCTAGTAGCAATAAATCTCACTCTTCCTCACCGACCACGTCACTTCAAgaccaaaagaaaagaatgggAACAGTTTCAAACCAATCCCCAACTCCCAAAGAACGCATTACACCAAACACAGTAGTGTAA
- the BUD27 gene encoding prefoldin-like protein: METGNGNESLAELVDTIKGTIKNLENKRSFLEEQRPLYEQIFDRINSADTSEDSEETWQFGEVIFQGGKFFQNIGYDYYVEKSREECLEFIVVRINLIKEAIEQFEQKLKEARDTLKNMELLQKDADSLKGELLENEHGEQLMEIREELDEDGNVLNSSVTAANGPRKEGKAAAEQSDTSTQSDAKSDAPDSLDTVEEQESDNTEAHTTENEYSEDQNSFKISQEQMYTFDDLVEQLDKIDEDEDGEFDVNDVQYDYEAYEGMNDEYVDYEDEDGDDDDDDDDYDYDTRNVSIVPEPAQKSFMDQINALRKKKMQEDDKQKQNSEATKSILKKTSGKKKSVNFAPQLDVYEVENVKAETKSNTFNFPRYNNIVSSDISETTTEDADFDADLFARMIGAKDADVLHDKYQQNQTPATSEVPVEPTPRKKRVSRFKREKQGSAASPVLERNTDSNPSPAVMDIVEHSDIQETVNDSSSAISDIVAREDIQPPSPVVSKQPSFFSKEMKSLRKPKKSQPPKPSIDLSESESSDENEDDPAPTEQHNEDKESSEKQPITSAFPKQKDNNVINQPKIDFSQLADTDDMARAYLLGLYDDDVEDPGMVLQEASDFNEYNKAVEDLKPELEQFFKENPQPTEAAQVQTADSGPMMNDIIERDPLKDMETSPLQDVQEQIIYSEIQKEYIEHRRRNIEKLAATNGMTGGHNDDDEEELGKEPIDEFGNPVTTSRFKEQTMAARKLHIKPFTKN; encoded by the coding sequence ATGGAAACAGGAAACGGTAATGAATCCCTCGCGGAACTCGTCGACACGATCAAAGGTACGATTAAAAACCTTGAGAACAAAAGGTCGTTCTTGGAGGAACAACGGCCGTTGTATGAACAGATTTTCGACAGGATAAACAGTGCAGACACTTCGGAGGATTCTGAGGAGACATGGCAGTTTGGAGAGGTTATTTTTCAAGGAGGCAAGTTTTTCCAGAACATTGGGTACGATTATTATGTGGAGAAGAGCAGAGAGGAGTGTTTAGAGTTCATCGTTGTTCGGATCAACTTAATAAAAGAGGCTATTGAGCAGTTTGAGCAGAAGCTGAAAGAGGCGCGTGAtacattgaaaaatatgGAGCTTCTTCAGAAGGATGCTGACTCATTAAAGGGAGAGTTGCTTGAGAATGAGCATGGGGAGCAGTTGATGGAGATCCGAGAGGAATTGGATGAGGATGGGAACGTTTTGAACTCCTCTGTGACGGCTGCGAATGGACCGCGTAAGGAGGGCAAAGCGGCTGCGGAGCAAAGTGATACCAGCACTCAGAGCGATGCTAAGTCTGATGCCCCAGACAGCTTAGACactgttgaagaacaagaaagtgACAATACGGAAGCCCATACAACAGAGAATGAGTATTCGGAAGATCAGAACTCATTTAAAATCTCACAGGAACAGATGTACACGTTCGATGATTTGGTTGAACAGCTCGACAAAATTGATGAGGACGAGGATGGGGAATTTGACGTTAATGATGTTCAATACGATTACGAAGCCTACGAAGGAATGAATGACGAATATGTGGACtacgaagatgaagatggcgatgacgacgatgacgatgacgactATGATTATGACACTCGTAATGTCTCGATTGTTCCCGAACCTGCTCAGAAATCGTTCATGGATCAAATTAATGCtttaagaaagaagaaaatgcaaGAGGACGACAAACAGAAGCAGAACAGTGAAGCCACTAAGTCCATTCTCAAAAAGACCtctggaaagaagaagagtgtCAATTTCGCACCACAATTAGATGTTTACGAAGTGGAAAATGTCAAAGCTGAGACCAAGTCAAACACTTTCAACTTCCCTAGATATAACAATATTGTCAGTTCCGATATCAGTGAAACTACAACGGAAGATGCTGATTTTGACGCTGATTTGTTCGCTAGAATGATTGGCGCTAAGGATGCAGACGTTCTCCACGACaaatatcaacaaaatcaaacacCTGCTACTAGTGAAGTGCCTGTTGAGCCAACGCCTCGCAAAAAGCGTGTATCAAGATTCAAGAGAGAGAAACAGGGTTCCGCGGCATCTCCAGTACTAGAGAGAAATACCGATTCAAACCCAAGCCCCGCTGTTATGGACATTGTTGAACACTCGGATATACAAGAGACAGTGAAcgactcttcttctgcaatCTCGGATATAGTTGCACGTGAAGATATTCAACCGCCCTCCCCCGTTGTTTCTAAACAGCCAAGCTTCTTCTCGAAGGAAATGAAATCGCTTAGAAAACCCAAAAAGTCGCAACCACCAAAACCTAGCATTGACCTctcagaatcagaatcatctGACGAAAACGAGGACGATCCAGCACCTACGGAACAACATAACGAGGACAAGGAAAGTTCAGAAAAACAACCCATAACCAGCGCTTTCCCAAAGCAAAAAGACAACAATGTTATCAACCAGCCAAAAATCGATTTTTCACAACTTGCAGACACTGATGACATGGCTAGAGCATATCTGCTAGGACTCTACGACGACGATGTCGAAGACCCAGGAATGGTGTTACAAGAGGCGTCAGATTTCAATGAATATAACAAAGCAGTGGAAGATCTAAAACCTGAACTAGAGCAATTCTTCAAGGAAAACCCTCAGCCTACTGAGGCAGCACAAGTACAAACCGCCGATAGTGGCCCCATGATGAACGATATAATAGAAAGAGATCCGCTCAAGGACATGGAAACGTCGCCTCTACAAGACGTTCAGGAACAAATTATATACTCGgaaattcaaaaagaatacatTGAGCATCGTCGCCGCAACATTGAGAAATTGGCAGCTACGAACGGTATGACTGGAGGACAtaacgacgatgatgaagaagagcttGGCAAAGAACCAATCGATGAGTTTGGTAATCCTGTCACCACCAGTCGCTTCAAAGAACAGACAATGGCTGCTCGAAAGCTCCATATCAAGCCGTTCacaaaaaattga
- the OSW2 gene encoding Osw2p produces the protein MEQLVCLIVGDTPSTQLLSWRLSLSNCFIVLVSNSLSSDGLISWKSTKLGSNFYKPNLTSKDLKSLPSNSSVGKFDIIVLSCHSISEYITQLEALERFIHDDTVIIIDSNFAVELELVSLARYPNVTTVSVIVDAEVRRLSIGSYLLINDSNSFKFGITYSNKTKEPILKENITRFSTYLKKNNSKFKLMLQLLERTNIGSVEVIAPEDESFGLHVWEWLLPRISLNVLSIVFEQVSYAELLNNESNTKVFRQLVKELMEICYKQTNGGVIDCFVFNNDRTTPDYNSILQRLQDRQRDLERFTKSEYPEYLTLNYEAYCFYHRIEFPSSLMFNQCIDVAEKYGCANGNLTFLSGFYSRLLNLSGVQINNDESSDLKKPNLLWGKKSVLNVDKKKSTNQSSQKKVKVKSKKFSLHSKVKTPHASQRVPATSGYKSPDLQLPPELQEMYLGCDSLNFSSPLSPKIIDVEFDSTSDDNVESTESDEESNDESVYVEKVKKEVVSERSMVKLSEQMEHHEDDDNIDPSLKLPLFKGFKNTTQRPMTTGRLQMTDLEWQIRNGYVDIPRQMMLVTKNELREPDDKMHHTIVGQYWKLIKQQHMNNGQLIRPITSQEDILRFHCETLNKAQVHLSTTTNRYGDLDFSDSVYEHWRHGKGCLYKLLSDR, from the coding sequence ATGGAACAACTAGTGTGTCTTATTGTTGGTGATACTCCCAGCACCCAGTTATTGTCATGGAGGCTTAGCTTATCCAATTGTTTTATTGTGCTAGTTTCAAATTCATTGTCCAGTGATGGTCTAATATCATGGAAATCTACAAAGCTTGGTTCCAACTTTTACAAGCCAAATTTGACCAGCAAAGATTTGAAATCATTGCCAAGTAATTCCAGTGTTGGTAAATTTGACATCATCGTTTTATCATGTCACTCTATTTCTGAGTACATTACCCAATTAGAAGCTTTGGAGAGGTTTATTCACGATGACACTGTTATAATAATAGACAGTAATTTTGCTGTTGAGCTCGAGCTGGTTAGTTTAGCAAGATATCCCAATGTTACCACGGTATCTGTGATTGTTGATGCAGAAGTCCGGAGACTCTCTATTGGTTCCTATTTGTTAATAAACGATTCAAACTCATTTAAGTTCGGAATAACCTATAGCAATAAGACCAAAGAGCCAAtattaaaagaaaacattACCAGGTTTTCCACTTAcctaaagaaaaataattcCAAATTTAAATTGATGCTTCAGCTCTTGGAAAGGACCAATATTGGTTCGGTTGAAGTCATTGCTCCAGAAGACGAATCCTTTGGCCTTCATGTATGGGAATGGTTGTTACCAAGAATATCGTTGAATGTTCTTTCTATTGTCTTCGAACAGGTATCATATGCTGAACTATTAAATAATGAATCCAACACAAAGGTTTTCAGACAATTAGTCAAAGAATTGATGGAAATATGCTATAAGCAGACTAATGGTGGAGTTATTgattgttttgtttttaataaCGATCGAACAACGCCTGATTATAACTCCATCCTGCAAAGGCTACAAGACAGACAGCGAGATCTAGAAAGATTTACTAAGAGTGAGTATCCAGAGTACTTAACTTTGAATTACGAAGCTTATTGTTTCTATCATAGAATTGAGTTTCCGAGCTCTTTAATGTTTAACCAGTGCATTGACGTTGCTGAAAAGTACGGTTGTGCGAATGGTAACTTAACATTTTTATCAGGATTCTATTCAAGGCTTTTGAATCTTAGCGGGGTTCAAATAAACAACGACGAAAGTAGTGACTTGAAGAAGCCTAATCTTTTGTGGGGTAAAAAGAGTGTTCTAAACGTtgataaaaagaaaagtacCAACCAGTCATCTcaaaagaaggtgaaggTAAAGTCCAAAAAGTTTAGTCTCCATTCTAAAGTAAAGACACCGCATGCATCTCAGAGAGTTCCGGCCACTAGTGGCTATAAATCTCCAGACTTACAATTACCACCCGAACTACAAGAAATGTATTTAGGATGTGactctttgaatttttccTCACCATTGTCACCTAAAATTATTGACGTTGAATTTGATTCCACATCAGATGATAACGTTGAGAGCACAGAATCGGACGAAGAATCAAATGATGAATCTGTGTATGttgaaaaggttaaaaaagaagttgtttcCGAGAGAAGTATGGTGAAACTGTCTGAACAAATGGAGCATcatgaagatgatgataatattGATCCCAGCCTAAAATTACCATTATTTAAAGGTTTCAAAAATACGACACAGAGGCCAATGACAACGGGGAGATTACAAATGACTGACTTGGAATGGCAAATTCGAAATGGTTATGTAGATATTCCAAGGCAGATGATGTTGGTAACTAAGAATGAATTAAGAGAACCTGATGATAAAATGCATCATACTATTGTGGGACAATATTGGAAATTAATTAAACAACAGCATATGAATAACGGACAACTCATAAGACCAATTACAAGCcaagaagatattttaaGATTCCACTGTGAAACTTTAAACAAAGCACAGGTTCACCTTTCTACCACCACAAACCGCTACGGTGATTTAGACTTCAGCGACAGCGTATACGAACACTGGAGGCATGGCAAAGGTTGCCTATATAAATTACTATCTGATAGGTAG